A single Candidatus Goldiibacteriota bacterium DNA region contains:
- a CDS encoding elongation factor Tu: protein MAKEKFDRTKPHVNVGTIGHVDHGKTTLT from the coding sequence ATGGCAAAAGAGAAATTTGACAGGACGAAACCGCACGTAAACGTTGGAACAATAGGGCACGTTGACCACGGCAAAACCACATTAACG